The following is a genomic window from Antechinus flavipes isolate AdamAnt ecotype Samford, QLD, Australia chromosome 3, AdamAnt_v2, whole genome shotgun sequence.
ACTAAACAAGAGTAAAGCTGATGACTTTTCAcaactgtctcacttaaatctgattcacACCTTAAGTCTAGACATTACCCATTACATCATGATTGTCATTggccctctttgaaaatgaaggacaactaaatacctactatgttctaggcactgttaTAAAAAGGCTGccgaaacaaaaatgaaacatgtgtcttcaaggaactcatagACACCCATCCTTCATTTTACTGAAACAATAACTACTGACTTTGTAAAAGTTTGTATATAAGGgaacaaaaaaaggaggaaaggaaggaagaaggcatATTGGATTTTAAGTAAGGAAAGAGCTGAATATGAACTCAATTACAACTTCTCTCTGAAGGCAGcaaagtggtacagtggatagagagctgggcctggagtcaagaaaatctgagttcaattccagcctgaaacacttattagttgtgggatcctgggcaaggcatATCACCTCTAtttatctgttttctcttctgtagaatgaacataataatagcatatatctCCCAGagctattatgaggatcaaatgagataattattgtaaagcacttagtataatacctgacatataataaacattatacaaatgttagctttttttttctctcgttttattatagcttttttttttttacaagatatatgcatgggtaatttttcagcattgacaattgccaaaccttttgttccaatttttcccctccttcccacatcccttcccccagatggcaggttgaccaatacatgttaaatattaaaatataaattaaatacaacataagtatacatgtccaaacagttattttgctgtataaaaagaatcacactttgaaatagtgtactattagcctgtgaaggaaatcaaaaatgcaggtggacaaaaatatagggattgggaattctatgtaatggttcatagtcatctcccagagttcttttgctgggtatagctagtTCATAActgaaatgttagctattgttagtGTGACTTTggttaaatcacttaaactttctgagCATCAGTCTCTTCATTTATAGGATAatattttgactatttatcttacagggttattgtgaagaaagtgttttataaactctAAAAGGCTATTTAATGTTGTTATGCAgtgtagttttttttaattttataataactttttattgacagaacccatgccagggtaatttttttacaacattatcccttgcactcgcttctgttccgatttttcccctccctccctctaccccctggatggcaagcagtcctatatatgttaaatatgttgcagtatatcctagatacaatatatgtttgcagaaccaaacagttctcttgttgcacaggaagaattggattcagaaggtataaataacccgggaagaaaaacaaagatgcaaatagtttacattcatttcccagtgttctttctttgagtgtagctgcttctatccatccttgatcaattgaaactgagttaggtctctttgtcaaagaaatccacttccatcagaatacatcctcatacagtatcgttgttgaagtgtataatgatctcctgattctgctcatttcacttagcatcagttcatataagtctctccaagcctctccaagcctgctggtcatttcttacagaacaataatatttcataacattcatataccacaatttacccagccattctccaattgatgggcatccattcaatttccagcttctagccactacaaacaaggctgccacaaacattttggcacatacaggtccctttcccttctgtagtatttctttgggatataagcccagaagtaacactgttATGCAGTATAGTTAAATCAATCTAGGCCTACTGCATAACTACTACTAAGCAAGGAGTACTATAGATATGTTAACATTTGAAAGGACTTTAAGAGATGTTTAGTTCATTCTCCCACTCAATGTAGGAATTGTACCTCCAATGTAACCTAACAGGTGATCATCCCTCTCACCCAGTAGCCTATTGCATTTAtggacaactcatttaatctcTACTTGAATCAGTGAATTAACTGATTTCTCCTACCCTTAAGTTTTCAGTTCAATTCCAGGGAGGTCATAActtaagaaaggaaatagaaagatataTCGTAGTCCAGTCCCCAGCCTTCATATGTGGTAGCCACTATTGTGGaatgaagaggaagggaaatggcgaagagggaaggaagaaagtagaaTAGAGCTTCTGAGCCAAGATTCTAGAAGGGAAGGGGGATCAGGATCAGTGTAGCTGTGCCTTTCCCTTTGTTCACTGTCCCTTTAGTCTGACAGCTTGGGTCTTTGACtatctttctctgattctttagGTTTAGAGAACTGCAAGGATAGGAGGAGTTGGCTGGTTGGGCCCTTATGTACTATTTGAAAGGGGTGATTAAAAAGAACCTCCATTATTTCATCAAGAATTGGTCATCCCAGACTAATCTCGGTTTTTTGGATAGGATTAATAAACTAGTAGATGAAGGGAATTCTGTAGATAGTGTTTATCTAGATtttaggaaaatgtttttaatatagtATCTCATATTATTCCTGTGGAGAAGATGAAGAGATGTGTACTAGATTACAGTACAATTAGATGAGATTAGAAAAGGTGGAAGAGCCTAACTCAGGAATACTGTTTATGATTGCTTCCATTTAGACACTGCAGGAGCTCTTCAGTGGAGTATCCCCCAGAGATCTATGCTGGGCCCTAtgctgtttaaaatttttatcagtgacttgagTAAAATAATAGATGATATGCTCATcttatttgcagatgacacaaaaacTGGGAGTGAGAATTAACAACTAGAAAATTAAGTAAAGATTCAAAAGATAAGGGTAGGGATTGGCAAACTACAGCCTGTAGGCCTAATACAGCCAgccaattaagttttttttttacatttttaaagcacaaccaaacaattttaaaaggtaaaaaacatTCTTGGCTCTCAGGCTATAAACAACTACATTTGCCTGTAGGTTATAGTTTACTGATCCCTTGGCCTAAAGTATTGAACCAAATCTGAGATGACATTTAagaggaataaatataaatatttttgtttagaaAATTAATTCAGGAGTACATGGAGGAGATATGGTTGTATAGtaattgttctgaaaaaaaatttgtggATTGTAAGATCAATGTAATTTAACAGTATGATGTGACAGCCAAAAAACTTAAATTTATCTTGGGCTACATTAAGAGACATAGCTTCCAGGAATGGGAAACTGATAATATCATTGTATTCTACCCTCATCAGACATTTTCTAGAGTTTTGAGTTCAATTATAAGCATTACTATTTAAGAAGGATATTAATATTGTCCAGAGGACAAGCAGGATGGTGAAGGGGCTTGAATCCATGTCAAATGAAGATCAGTTTAAAGAACTAGACATGATTAGCCTCTAAAAGAAAAGACTTTGAGGGAAATGTGATAGCTCTCTGCAAATGTTTGAAGAGATAACATGTGAAAGAAAGGGTAGATCTGTTCTGTTTGGCAGCAGAGAGCAAGGCCACAAGCAATAGTAAGAAGTTGTAAAGGCAAATTTAGCTTGCTGTCACAACCATcatccccctccaaaaaaaaattcctaacaattaaTATTGTTCAAAAGTAGATAGAATTATACTGAGAGATGGTGGGATCTTCCTGGTCTTTAGAGGTCTTCAAGAAGAGATTGGATAAGCATCAAAGCTGTTATATGGATAGATTAGATGAGGTGGCTGCTGAAGTCACTTTCTACTTTCaagttctgtgattttgtgattcaTGTCAGTTCCTTCAGGAAGCATTTCCTGATCTCTGACTTCCCCCCATCCTTGCCTGTAGTCAATAATGATTTTTCCATCTTCCAAGCACTTTGTTTTCACCTTTCTAATGTACTTATCATATGTGATTTTGTACTATAATAGTTATTTGCATTTGTATCACATTCCCCAACTTGACAGTAAGCTGTATGAAAATAGGACTATCTGTCTTCTCTCTACTTACAAtagatattttatacatatttattgaaatttttatctGTATCTCTCATTGAATAGATGAGTAAGCTGAAGTCTCGAACAATTAAGTGACTAAATTAGGTGACAAAGCTATGTATAGATTGCAgttcattgttttgtttgtttttccctattGCAATGCAGCTTCCCATTTGGATTGTGTAGAATTCATTCCTTATATCagattcactttcttttttgaaaatggtattttattttttcattacatgtaaatatagtttttaacatctttataagatttttgaggtctcgattttctccctttcccttctcattccccattattttcctccttcctaagacagtaagcaatttgatatagattagatatgtgcaatcatattaaacatttccgTATTACAGACCCTTATTTTGCATTATTGTTCTTCTACTTGGATGCTACAATAATGAGTTAGGTGGGTGGCAGGGCAAACTCAGGCATAATGATGAAGTTTGACTTCAAGCTCTGGGGctatcttttttgccttttctatcTAATACATCTCTTGCTTTCAGATACCCTATGCCTATATGTTTTTTCTACCTTCTATCTCTTACAAACTCCCAAAGTAAAAACTTTACTCAGGAAAGAATATGATAAACTTATTAACAATGAAGTGAATACCCTCTTTTCCAAtggtatttgcattttaatggaaAACACAGTTCTTTTGGCTTAAATTTAAGGAATGAAGTACAAATTGTGATGTTTCAGATACCAAATGGATATATTTAAGGGGTAAATTTAAGAGGTAAAAAGATGCTTTCCTTTGAAATCAGTTAGCCTACTTGTAACAACAGTCCTTCCTAGAAGAGGGTTTTTATCAGGAATGGGTAAGAAATTCCACTGGGAGTTTCCTACATGAATGGGAAAGGTGGTATCTGTGTCTGAAGCTGGTATTTAATAATGCAGGAGGCAGCCAATCTATGCTGTCCTTTGTCTTCAATGTGCCACCTTTGGAGAGAGAGCCAGGTAGCCATAACTCAATGACATCACCACCTTCCATTGGCTGTAGGGTCATCTGAGATTACTGGATAATAAGTTCCATAAAGAGGAAAGAACCCCTGCTTTCTTGGAATAAGGGATTCCTAAATgacctcctttttttctcttgggaGCCAATGGAACAGTGGTGAAGACAGAAATTTCACATTATGCCTATAGAGAACCTGAGGTCTGATTTGGCTAGAATTTGACCAAGTAGATGGAGCTGAGAGAGGCAAAAGGTCAAAAGGCCAGAAGAATAGATATATgtgatataaagagaaagaaggaaaattaaagcTAGATTAAAGGCAGtgggacaaagaagaaaaaggaagaaaacaatgtgGTTTAAGGGTAGGGAAAACAGTATCAAAAAACAACATTTATCCTGGAAATGGGAATAGCAAAgataagaatgaatgaatgaaaagaacatttaataataaataataaaaacataatacaGTGTTATACAGTGCTAAGCACTGTATTAGAATTAGGGATACATAtgcagaaattaaaacaattcttgccctcagTTTACATTCTTTAGTGGTGGCTGAAAAAGAGTATCTTGGTTTGGAAAGTTCCAGGAATGTTGAGTAGAACTATaggtaaatatatttacatatctccTCTAGTAACAATGGCAGTACTGATTTTCTTATGGTTCCAGAACTTGAAAACAAGAGAGTTGGAGGATGGAGTAAGAGGTCAGCAAGACAGAAAGGTAGCTATCATAATGTCCAGACCAAAAAGAAGGGAGTGGAGGGCCAAGAATTACTAAGAAGAAATCAGTGATGGGTAATAGGAATGGGGCAAGAACAAATCTTTTCCTTCCTGAGGATGAGCTGACATTGTCCCCTTTCTCTCTGGATGCCTCTTCCTAGGCTCGCTGGAAGGAGTGAACATCACAAGCCCAGTGCGTCTGATCCATGGCACTGTAGGGAAGTCGGCTCTGTTCTCTGTGCAGTACAGTAGCACCAGCAGTGACAAACCAGTAGTTAAGTGGCAGCTGAAGAGGGACAAGCCAGTGACAGTGGTACAATCCATTGGCATTGAGGTTATTGGCACTCTGAGGCCTGACTACCGTGACCGAATCAGGCTTTTTGAGAATGGCTCCCTTCTCCTCAGTGATCTTCAGACATCTGATGAGGGCACCTATGAGGTAGAGATTTCTATTACTGATGATACTTTCACTGGAGAAAAGACCATCAACCTCACTGTGGATGGTAAGACTCTGAAGCTAGCtgccttgagaatagggactgggTTAAGACTGAGGACCAGGTATTGATACTGAGTCTGACTAGGTACTAGAATAGAATGAGTAGAACAATTCAAAAAATTTTCCAGGGAGGGTCAATTCAGTGTACATAAGCCACCCATGTGAAGGGATggggtgtttttttaaaattgggttattttttaaagctttttctaaGCCTTCCAAAAGGGTAAGGGCTCTGGAGCTTCAgtcagggagagagaaggaagatattGGACTATATAAGCTCATAGATTCAGTAATAGGAAGAATTCTGAGAATCAGAAGTACAGAGTGGGACTTGTGAGACTCCAGGTCACTAACCCCCAATCTTCTTATTCTTACTCTACCCAGTTCCCATCTCAAAACCACAGGTAGTTGTGGCTTCATCCACTGTACTGGAGCTCAGTGAGTCCTTCACACTGAACTGTTCCCATGAAAATGGTACCAAAGCCAACTATACTTGGCTGAaggatggcaaaccactcagcAATGACTCAAGGATGCTCCTATCCCCCGACCAAAAGGTGCTCACCATTACACGAGTGCTTATGGCCGATGATGACATCTATAGCTGCTTGGTGGAGAACCCCATTAGCCAAGGCCGAAGTGTCCCCATCAAGCTTACTGTGTATCGTGAGTATCCTTTCTTGGAAGAGCTCAGAGCTCAGCAGGGTAGGTATCCCACAGCAAGAGGCAAGGATCATCCCAACCTGAGTGACCAGATTTATATTACACCAAATTTGTATATGTAAAGGCCAAGAGCAAATTCTACTCATTAAATACTTGATGATTATGATAATAAACAGAAAGAGTAAGGAATGGGTACCTTATAAGAATTAATTAGCCAGTTGTGCTCTCTAGTATTCCCTACTCCCATCATCCCtacatggaatttctttttgaaaaaaatttaatttttaactaatagaaatttatttttctctcccctctttccactgggggaaaaaaaaaacaacaaccacccAAGTCTATTGTGACAAATAGGCatagttaagaaaaacaaaccaaattgGCCTTGTCCAAAAAGGCCACCAAAAGAGATAGCCTTGTCCACCTCTGGAATAATTGTCCTACAGAGAAACTCTTTCCACTACTCTTTCCCTACTTCCTTATTATTTCAATCTATAACAGTTCTCACCTCCCTACCTGTCTTTCTGCAGGGAGAAGCTCCCTCTACATTATCCTGACCACAGGAGGCATATTTCTCCTTGTGACTTTGGTGACAGTCTGTGCATGTTGGAAACCCTCTAAAAAGTCTGGGTAACTACTGAATTTTATATCCTGGGCAGAGATTACACCTTTACATTCCCTTATAGTCTTCCAGCTCCAAGGACTCTAAACCCATCCAATGCCTGTAATGTAGCATTTTTTGTTAATAAATAACACTGCTGAATTTGAAGTATCTTCCTGCTCTCATAACTCACTCTTCTTTCTTCACTaactaatgaataaaaaacaTCCTTCCTGTCTTAAGACCTCCCCTAAGCCCACCAGGTCCTTATGTCTTCCAGCCCTTCTCCTACCCATCCTATGGCTCTACTCAAGGGATTCCTGGGCTATTTTGCAGAAAGAAGCGGAAGCTGGAAAAGCAGGGCTCTTTAGAGTACGAAGATCAAAATGATGACCACCTGAAACCTGAAGGTGAGAGGAAGAAGCTGGACCCTCTCTTCCCCATCCCATCCAGCTCAGGTGAACAATAGAGCAGCAGTGTAAACAGttggatttttacttttttgtcttcCTGGATCTTCCAAGGGCCAGAATGATTCTAAGGTAGGAGAGCAAGAGTCCAGACAATTCAAGATTGGTCTAAAACAAGAAGAGAAGCTTTCTCCTGACTTCATAGCAGGGTCTGCtttggaaagaattggaaatcatttGAGTCACATACTTCTGgaatatcagagacaggattacttattttttaataaaaagaagctTGGATTCAGGAGTATAGTTTAAGAACCCCAGCCCTAGAGTGAATGTCAACTGTGAAGAGCAATAGGATGCTGGAAATAGGATCTCTCCTACTCTAGGTGACTTCTTCAATCTCTTCTTTGTGCAGTAGAGACCCTCCCTCGAAGTGGAGAGCACGAGCGGAAGAATCCAGTGGCCCTCTACATCTTGAAGGACAAGGTGGGGAAACTCTGCCAGGGTGTCCCAGGGAGCGGGGCCTGCTGGGAGACCGGAAAGGCCGCACGTGGGATTTGAATTTGGCGGGGTCCTGTGCATCATTGGGAATTGGATTGGGTGGTAGGGGTGAAGCTTCCAAGCACTTGGGTATGTTTGTCTCGCTGACTATTGTTATCCGATTGCAGGATCCACCAGAAGGGGAGGAGAGCGCTGCCCCCGAACCTCGGAGCACCACTGAGCCGGGCCTGCCGGGTTATGCAATCTCTTCCACTGCCCCAGGCCGCTCCCCCGGATTGCCAATCCGTTCGGCCCGCCGCTATCCCCGCTCTCCCGCCCGTTCTCCAGCCACCAGCCGAACGCACACCTCCCCCAGCCGGTCCCCGAGCTCTCCAGGTCGCTCCCGCAGCTCCACACGCACCCTCCGGACTGCGGGCGTGCACATGATCCGGGAGCAAGAGGAGGCTGGCACGGTGGAGATCAGCGCCTGAGCCCTCCCAGGGCCCTGCCTCCACCTGATGGGACTTTAGTCTCCCGCTTGGGGGCGAGGCCAGGCTAGCCTGGCAGAGGGCAGAGAGTGTCCAAGGGAAAGTCACTTGTGTTTGTGAGCCCGAGCGTGTGCGAGGTGTGAGGGAATGTGAATGACCGAGAGCCTGTGCGAACGTGTGGCTGCGTGTGTTGGTGCTCCCCGCGTAACGGCTGGTTCCCGGTTGGCTGCAGCAGGTGGGTGTGGATTGTGTCCTCTTAGGACCCGCCTATAGATTATTAAATTCGAGGCCTACCCCTACAGGAACCTTATGAAAACTAACAATAGTAATCCTAACAGTCTGGACCGGTCTGTGCCCCTCCTGGAGGACTCCCAGGTTTTACCCCTTACCTCTTCTTTCATATTCCGCGCTTGCCCACCTCCGGGATCTGCTGcttcactttttgttttgttttgttttgtttttaactaagtAGGACATTGAAACACAAGACAGATTGAGTTACCCAACATCACAAAAGGATTTAGGAACAGAGAAAATGACAAGAGCTTTGGTCAAGACAAGAACTATGTGTCCAGCCCATGAGGAGCTGCTCACATCATGGCAGAAATCAAGAGACTTTTATATCAACTCATACCACTTATATCagcccatccccttccccagaaaAATGGGTATCATATGGATGTTTCCCTTCTGGGATGTTGTAGTGCAAGCTGCTGGTTCTGCATAGGGGAAGACATGTCCCTGAAGAGAAACTAGAACTGCAGGTTCTGCTTTAGGGTGGAGAGAATTACTTTTCCAAGTGCCTCATAATGGGGGACCTTGGGCCAGCTTCATCCATTTAAGCAGGGGTTTCCTCATTTGCATGTAAACCTGTTCTCAAGTTTgaattagattatctctaagaCCTCTAAATTCTGACAACCTATCAGACTGAATCTATGGTAGGTGAACAGGGGAAGCCAATTAGCACTTGTTTGACTCCTATTCACCAAGTATGCAGCCTTCTTGGAAACTACAACTTTCTGACCTAAGTCCTGCAAAGTTCAAAGGGCTCAAATCCTTGGTGTCCGAGAAAGGTGTGTCTTATTATCAGTCCTCTCCCAATAGGccctttctttacttccttagcCTAACACACAGGGCAGTCCTTTCTGTGTCCTTGTTGAAGAAGACACCATGCCTGAGAAGAAAGGATCAGGACTTTTATTTTTGGGAAGCAAAGATCCTCTGCCACTCCCTAAGAAATTTCCATTCCTCTTCCCACTCTAACTTCCATATATTCCCTCCCTCAAACAAAACTTGCAAACACAATCAGAATCCCTGGGAAAGAAACTGGAGGCCCCTATTGGACAGATCTTGCTAATGCTTTTTCTCATATTTGAGTAGGAGGAAATAAAGGTTCCAATCTTTGGAGTGGATTCCCAATGACTAAAACTCCTAGAGGTTGGGCAGATCATGTTCTGACTCTCGGCCccctgcctctcaatctccttctCTCAGACACTTAGGTCCTTGGGAAGTAGGACATGGGTATCTTTCCTAATTGAACTAACAATTCGATAGTGAGGGACTAGCCTAGTCCCTCATGTAGTCTTCCTTGTTTTTCTGCCACCTACTGTCCATAGAGAGGCAATAATCTACTTTATGTGGAGAGAATGCAATTAAAAAGCTGAAAGTGAGGGAGGCCC
Proteins encoded in this region:
- the LOC127554859 gene encoding hepatocyte cell adhesion molecule isoform X1: MKRERGALVRGSSAPRLTPLVCLLLIQTGSLEGVNITSPVRLIHGTVGKSALFSVQYSSTSSDKPVVKWQLKRDKPVTVVQSIGIEVIGTLRPDYRDRIRLFENGSLLLSDLQTSDEGTYEVEISITDDTFTGEKTINLTVDVPISKPQVVVASSTVLELSESFTLNCSHENGTKANYTWLKDGKPLSNDSRMLLSPDQKVLTITRVLMADDDIYSCLVENPISQGRSVPIKLTVYRRSSLYIILTTGGIFLLVTLVTVCACWKPSKKSGKKRKLEKQGSLEYEDQNDDHLKPEVETLPRSGEHERKNPVALYILKDKDPPEGEESAAPEPRSTTEPGLPGYAISSTAPGRSPGLPIRSARRYPRSPARSPATSRTHTSPSRSPSSPGRSRSSTRTLRTAGVHMIREQEEAGTVEISA